In the Acetobacterium sp. KB-1 genome, CGGAATCTATCATAATAATCCTTTTCAGCCATTTGAAAAGGAAGCGGAGCAGCGCTGGTTTTGGTATAAAAATGAAATCAAGGTGCCGGCGATTTATGATTGCTTAAAAAAGCATCATCTTAAATCAGCCGGAATCCTTTGGCCGGTGACGGGTAGAACGGCCATTGATTATAACTTGCCCGAGATCCGGGCCATTAAAAAGGAAAACCAGGTGCTGAAAATTTTAAGAAACGGCAGTCCACTTTATTGCCTCGACCTGGAAAAGAAATTTGGACGCTTTAGAAAAGGCTTCAAACAACCATATCTGGATGATTTTACAACCCTGTGCGCGGTGGATACGATTAAAAAAAAGAAACCCAATTTACTGCTAATGCACCTCATTGACCTGGATGACGCAAAGCATCAGCATGGTACCGACAGTCCGGAAGTAAAAGAAGCCATCATCCGGATGGATAAAAGGTTGGGCGATCTCATTCAGGCAGTCGAAGAAGCGGGGATCAAAGAGAATACGACCTTTCTTGTGCTGGGGGATCATGGACAGATTAATGTCCACTATAAGATAAAGCTCAATGCCTTATTAAAAGAAAAAGGCCTTATTTTTGAAGAAAACAAAAAAATGCAATGGCGGGCCTATATCCAGGGGGCTGGGGGCGCAGCTTATCTGCATTTGCGCAAAAATGACAGCGAAGCCGAGAAAATGGCAGTCGCGATTCTAAATCAGGCCATCTGCGAGGACTGTTTTGGAATTGAAAAACTATATAACCGAAAGGAACTGGGTCAGTATCATGCCGAGGACTCCGTTTCTTATATGCTGGAAGCGAAAATCGGCTACTGTTTTGAGGACGATCTGGAAGGCCCGGTTATTGAGGCGATGGACGCATCAAAAGACGAGCAGGCAACCCATGGTTATTTACCAGATAAGCCCGATCAACAGGGTTACCGGTGCGTTTTCGTGGCCTCCGGCGCACGGATAAAAAGTAACTTTCAGTTAGGTGAAATTCAAATGGTCGATATCGCACCAACAATGGCAAGGAGTCTGGGGATTGATTTTTTTAAGGGTGATGGCCGACCATTAAATGAGATTTTTCAGGATCAAGAATCCGGGTTCTGAAGCGTTCCGATATCACATCGGTATCATAAAAAAGCAACCGCCGAATCATGGGGTTGCTTTTTTGTTTGTCGAATGCAAAAAATCAGATGAATTTTCTTAAAAAAAAGCTTACAATAATAAAAGTGTAGCAAATAAGCAAAAAAATAGAGGGGAGGTAGAACATGAAACGAATCATTACAGAATATTTAAAACCCTATTATGGCCGGATGGCCTTTGGGGTATTCTTTAAATTTACCGGTTCGATCATGGATTTGATTATTCCCTCAATTCTGGCCACGATTATTGATCAGGTGATCCCGTTAAATGAATGGTTGCCGATATTTTATTGGGGCGTTGTGATGGTGGTCTGTGCGATCATCGGGCTGGTCTTTAACATTATTGCCAATCGTATGGCGGCCAGGGTGGCCAGTGATGCCACCGAGGTGATTCGGCATGATCTATTTGCCAAGGTAATGTATTTTTCCAATCACCAAATGGATACGCTAACCAAGCCGTCGGTAATTTCGCGGTTAACATCCGACACCTACATCATTCACCAGATGATTATCCGCATCCAAAGGCTGGGGGTTCGGGCACCGATTATGCTGGTTGGTG is a window encoding:
- a CDS encoding alkaline phosphatase family protein, which codes for MNLKMGPGKSNYLMVISYDAFSQDNWEQASRLPNLSKLIKDGAYSTQLKSVYPTLTYVVHTTMVTGVYPDKHGIYHNNPFQPFEKEAEQRWFWYKNEIKVPAIYDCLKKHHLKSAGILWPVTGRTAIDYNLPEIRAIKKENQVLKILRNGSPLYCLDLEKKFGRFRKGFKQPYLDDFTTLCAVDTIKKKKPNLLLMHLIDLDDAKHQHGTDSPEVKEAIIRMDKRLGDLIQAVEEAGIKENTTFLVLGDHGQINVHYKIKLNALLKEKGLIFEENKKMQWRAYIQGAGGAAYLHLRKNDSEAEKMAVAILNQAICEDCFGIEKLYNRKELGQYHAEDSVSYMLEAKIGYCFEDDLEGPVIEAMDASKDEQATHGYLPDKPDQQGYRCVFVASGARIKSNFQLGEIQMVDIAPTMARSLGIDFFKGDGRPLNEIFQDQESGF